In Actinomadura citrea, a single window of DNA contains:
- a CDS encoding ArsR/SmtB family transcription factor — MREVSQPATEAIRLVEVLRALADPVRLDLVLRLDRMGEDFCNAIGAEIDVHQTTLSHHYRVLREAGVTWTTVQGRSRLVRLRREDLDALFPGLLDSVLGARRRTSDTAITGTVEAP; from the coding sequence ATGCGTGAGGTTTCACAGCCGGCGACCGAGGCCATCCGGCTGGTGGAGGTGCTGCGCGCTCTGGCCGATCCGGTGCGGCTGGATCTCGTCCTGCGGCTCGACCGGATGGGCGAGGACTTCTGCAACGCGATCGGCGCCGAGATCGACGTGCATCAGACGACGCTCTCGCACCACTACCGGGTGCTGCGTGAGGCCGGCGTGACGTGGACGACGGTGCAGGGCCGATCCCGGCTGGTACGGCTGCGCCGAGAGGACCTCGACGCCCTGTTCCCCGGCCTGCTCGACTCGGTACTGGGCGCACGGCGCCGAACGAGCGACACCGCGATCACCGGCACGGTCGAGGCGCCGTAG
- a CDS encoding TetR family transcriptional regulator, which yields MARETRAERRQRTREELVASAMRLFAERGVASTSVEAIAETAGYSRGAYHSNFETKEEVLDAVVARVVGSLEPELVAVLRDQGSVLERLAAYVRGFLLYYARRPVETRALVAVVAHRTTAAADAYDELVAASLADVIALLEEGQRNGEMRGFDLVMMAAMLRRTLDAEGLRVAHGAPVDAVSDELVATFSRATRSAP from the coding sequence ATGGCACGAGAGACGCGCGCCGAACGGCGGCAGCGCACGCGTGAGGAGCTGGTGGCGTCGGCGATGCGGCTGTTCGCCGAGCGCGGGGTCGCCTCGACCTCGGTCGAGGCGATCGCGGAGACGGCCGGATACAGCCGCGGCGCCTACCACAGCAACTTCGAGACCAAGGAGGAGGTCCTCGACGCCGTCGTCGCTCGCGTGGTCGGGAGCCTGGAGCCAGAACTGGTCGCCGTGCTGCGCGATCAGGGCAGTGTCCTGGAGCGGCTCGCGGCCTATGTCCGCGGGTTCCTTCTGTATTACGCGCGGCGACCGGTGGAGACGCGCGCCCTGGTCGCGGTCGTCGCCCACCGCACCACAGCGGCGGCCGACGCCTATGACGAGCTCGTGGCGGCGTCGCTTGCCGACGTCATCGCTCTGCTGGAGGAGGGACAGCGCAACGGCGAGATGCGCGGCTTCGACCTCGTCATGATGGCCGCGATGCTCCGCCGCACACTCGATGCCGAAGGACTGCGGGTCGCGCACGGCGCTCCCGTGGATGCCGTCAGTGACGAACTGGTCGCCACGTTCAGCCGAGCGACACGCTCGGCCCCCTGA
- a CDS encoding NADP-dependent oxidoreductase gives MPVRTFRQMVLRERPAGGITPGTFAEQRSPIPALDDGDALVEVVWLGIDATQRTWLNPGTTYTAPVGIGEVMRGSGVGRVVTSRNPALPEGQWVYGDLGWREYVVAREGGVFGVNPVPEGIDPRHVLTVFGVSGLTAFVGMSEVLGVTAGDTVLVTGAAGSVGSLAGQIARFLGARVIGTAGSAEKVAWVKDVAKFDACVDYRADSVPDALREFAPDGLTAVFDNVGGVLLENALDRLAVHARIALCGSISSGYTAAGYGAGPANYMQLAFRRARMEGFVFLDHQPLFPKALSRLAGWVSAGDLRWAEDVVDGLSNAPVALQRLFDGANLGKQLVRVNAAETKVH, from the coding sequence ATGCCCGTGCGGACCTTCCGCCAGATGGTGCTTCGTGAACGCCCCGCCGGCGGCATCACCCCTGGCACTTTCGCTGAGCAGCGCAGCCCCATACCGGCACTCGACGATGGTGACGCTCTGGTCGAGGTCGTCTGGCTCGGCATCGACGCCACTCAGCGCACGTGGCTCAACCCCGGCACCACCTATACGGCACCGGTCGGGATTGGCGAGGTGATGCGCGGCAGCGGTGTCGGGCGTGTGGTGACCTCCCGAAATCCGGCGCTGCCGGAGGGGCAGTGGGTCTATGGCGACCTGGGTTGGCGAGAGTACGTCGTGGCGCGCGAGGGCGGCGTGTTCGGGGTCAACCCGGTGCCGGAGGGGATTGATCCGCGTCACGTGCTCACCGTCTTCGGGGTGAGCGGGCTGACGGCCTTCGTCGGGATGTCCGAGGTGCTCGGCGTCACCGCGGGGGACACGGTGCTGGTCACCGGCGCGGCCGGCAGTGTCGGTTCCCTCGCCGGGCAGATCGCGCGGTTTCTGGGCGCTCGGGTGATCGGCACCGCCGGTTCGGCCGAGAAGGTCGCTTGGGTGAAGGACGTCGCGAAGTTCGACGCCTGTGTGGACTACCGCGCCGACAGCGTTCCGGATGCGTTGCGCGAATTCGCGCCCGACGGGCTCACCGCCGTTTTCGACAACGTGGGCGGTGTGCTGCTGGAGAACGCGCTCGACCGGCTCGCCGTCCATGCGCGCATCGCGCTGTGCGGGTCGATCTCGTCCGGCTACACGGCCGCAGGATACGGCGCGGGCCCCGCCAACTACATGCAACTCGCGTTTCGACGGGCCCGCATGGAGGGTTTCGTGTTCCTCGACCATCAGCCGCTTTTCCCCAAAGCACTGTCTCGGCTCGCCGGCTGGGTGTCGGCCGGCGACCTGCGCTGGGCCGAGGACGTCGTCGACGGTCTCTCCAACGCCCCCGTTGCGCTGCAGCGCCTCTTCGACGGCGCCAACCTCGGCAAACAGCTGGTGAGGGTGAACGCGGCCGAAACGAAGGTGCACTGA
- a CDS encoding DinB family protein produces MTEVKQVLQQQMSTAWALLDYHVQQWRDDDLFWEPAPSHWTMHQVEGGWAPDFAEVEPTPVPAPTIAWLTWHIGWWWTTALAHLERTDIPAREDIGWPGTCASITEWLGNIHQAWRTGLAATDRLDDESAFPWPAGSGHTVADMCAWVNIELTKNAAEIGQLLILRHARHRPAHRSPR; encoded by the coding sequence ATGACCGAGGTCAAGCAGGTACTCCAACAGCAGATGTCCACCGCTTGGGCACTGCTCGACTACCACGTGCAGCAGTGGCGCGACGACGACCTGTTCTGGGAACCGGCGCCGTCACACTGGACGATGCACCAGGTCGAGGGCGGTTGGGCTCCCGACTTCGCCGAGGTCGAGCCCACTCCTGTCCCGGCCCCCACGATCGCATGGCTGACCTGGCACATCGGCTGGTGGTGGACCACAGCACTCGCTCACCTGGAACGAACCGACATCCCGGCCCGCGAAGACATCGGCTGGCCGGGCACCTGCGCCTCGATCACCGAATGGCTGGGGAACATCCACCAGGCGTGGCGAACGGGGCTGGCCGCCACCGACCGCCTCGACGACGAATCGGCGTTCCCCTGGCCCGCAGGATCGGGCCACACCGTCGCCGACATGTGCGCATGGGTGAACATCGAGCTGACAAAGAACGCCGCCGAGATCGGTCAGCTACTGATCCTTCGACACGCACGACACCGACCGGCGCACCGTTCACCTCGCTGA
- the rpoB gene encoding DNA-directed RNA polymerase subunit beta, with protein MAASRTASAVPAGPRRVSFSRIHEPLEVPDLLALQTNSFDWLVGNERWKARVEAAQKAGSKSVPTQSGLEEIFEEISPIEDFSGTMSLSFRDHRFEPPKYSVEECKDKDMTYSAPMFVTAEFINNTTGEIKSQTVFMGDFPLMTPKGTFIVNGTERVVTSQLTRSPGVYFDRALDKASDKDIYGCRVIPSRGAWLEFEIDKRDNVGVRIDRKRKQPVTVLLKALGWDEARIRERFGSYESINVTLEKDHTSGQDDALLDIYRKLRPGEPPTRESAQTLLENLYFNPKRYDVAKVGRYKINKKLGLDLDMNQGTLTEDDVVATIEYLVRLHAGEEEATLGSVAVPIEVDDIDHFGNRRLRTVGELIQNQVRLGLARMERVVRERMTTQDVEAITPQTLINIRPVVASIKEFFGTSQLSQFMDQTNPLAGLTHKRRLNALGPGGLSRERASMEVRDVHPSHYGRMCPIETPEGPNIGLMGSLSSFARVNPFGFIETPYRKAVEGRVTDEIEYLTADVEDRYVIAQANTPLDSDGAFAEDRVLVRRKGGEIEAIRPDEVDYMDVSPRQMVSVATAMIPFLEHDDANRALMGSNMQRQSVPLLRSEAPLVGTGMEYRAATDAGDVITAEKAGVVEEVSADYVTVMNDDGTRTTYRVSKFKRSNQGTCFNQKPIVDEGRRVEVGQVIADGPCTDDGEMALGKNLLVAFMPWEGHNYEDAIILSQRLVQDDVLSSIHIEEHEVDARDTKLGPEEITRDIPNVSEEVLADLDERGIIRIGADVVPGDILVGKVTPKGETELTPEERLLRAIFGEKAREVRDTSLKVPHGEQGKVIGVRVFSRDDGDELPPGVNELVRVYVAQKRKITDGDKLAGRHGNKGVISKVLPVEDMPFLEDGTPVDIVLNPLGVPGRMNVGQVLETHLGWIASRGWDISGVEEEWAGRLRDKGLDRVEPRTNVATPVFDGAGEQEIIGLLGTTLVNRDGDRMVMPTGKARMFDGRTGEPYREPISVGYIYILKLHHLVDDKIHARSTGPYSMITQQPLGGKAQFGGQRFGEMEVWALEAYGAAYALQELLTIKSDDVLGRVKVYEAIVKGENIPEPGIPESFKVLIKEMQSLCLNVEVLSSDGMSIEMRDTDEDVFRAAEELGIDLSRRPNEGAMNVDEI; from the coding sequence TTGGCAGCCTCGCGCACCGCTTCCGCCGTACCCGCCGGTCCCCGCCGCGTCTCTTTCTCACGCATCCACGAGCCTCTCGAGGTTCCCGATCTGCTCGCCCTGCAGACCAACTCCTTCGACTGGCTGGTCGGAAACGAGCGCTGGAAGGCCCGGGTCGAGGCGGCCCAGAAGGCCGGAAGTAAGAGCGTCCCGACGCAGTCGGGGCTGGAGGAGATCTTCGAAGAGATCAGTCCGATCGAGGACTTCTCCGGGACGATGTCCCTGTCGTTCCGGGATCACCGGTTCGAGCCTCCGAAGTACTCCGTGGAGGAGTGCAAGGACAAGGACATGACCTACTCCGCCCCGATGTTCGTCACGGCGGAGTTCATCAACAACACCACCGGTGAGATCAAGAGCCAGACGGTGTTCATGGGCGACTTCCCGCTCATGACCCCCAAGGGGACGTTCATCGTCAACGGCACCGAGCGGGTGGTGACGTCCCAGCTGACGCGTTCGCCGGGGGTGTACTTCGATCGGGCGCTGGACAAGGCGTCGGACAAGGACATCTACGGGTGCCGGGTGATCCCGAGTCGGGGTGCCTGGCTTGAGTTCGAGATCGACAAGCGCGACAACGTGGGTGTGCGCATCGACCGCAAGCGCAAGCAGCCGGTGACGGTGCTGCTGAAGGCGCTGGGGTGGGACGAGGCGCGGATCCGGGAGCGGTTCGGCTCGTATGAGTCGATCAATGTGACGCTGGAGAAGGATCACACCTCCGGGCAGGATGACGCGCTGCTGGACATCTACCGCAAGCTGCGGCCGGGTGAGCCGCCGACGCGGGAGTCGGCGCAGACGCTGCTGGAGAATCTGTACTTCAATCCCAAGCGGTACGACGTGGCGAAGGTCGGCCGTTACAAGATCAACAAGAAGCTCGGTCTGGACCTGGACATGAACCAGGGGACGTTGACCGAGGATGACGTGGTCGCCACGATCGAGTATCTGGTGCGTCTGCATGCGGGTGAGGAGGAGGCGACCCTGGGCAGTGTGGCGGTGCCGATCGAGGTCGATGACATCGACCATTTCGGTAACCGGCGGCTGCGCACGGTGGGGGAGCTGATCCAGAACCAGGTGCGTCTGGGGCTGGCCCGCATGGAGCGTGTGGTGCGGGAGCGGATGACGACGCAGGACGTCGAGGCGATCACGCCGCAGACGTTGATCAACATTCGGCCGGTGGTGGCCTCCATCAAGGAGTTCTTCGGCACCAGCCAGTTGTCGCAGTTCATGGACCAGACCAACCCTCTGGCCGGGCTCACCCACAAGCGGCGGCTGAACGCGCTCGGCCCGGGCGGTCTGTCGCGTGAGCGGGCGAGCATGGAGGTCCGTGACGTCCACCCGTCGCACTACGGGCGGATGTGTCCGATCGAGACGCCCGAAGGCCCCAACATCGGCCTCATGGGGTCCCTGTCGTCCTTCGCACGCGTCAACCCCTTCGGCTTCATCGAGACGCCCTACCGCAAGGCCGTCGAAGGCCGCGTGACCGACGAGATCGAGTACCTGACGGCCGACGTCGAGGACCGCTACGTCATCGCGCAGGCCAACACGCCGCTCGACTCCGACGGCGCCTTCGCCGAGGACCGCGTGCTCGTCCGCCGCAAGGGCGGCGAGATCGAGGCGATCCGGCCCGACGAGGTCGACTACATGGACGTCTCACCGCGCCAGATGGTGTCGGTCGCGACGGCGATGATCCCGTTCCTGGAGCATGACGACGCCAACCGGGCGTTGATGGGTTCGAACATGCAGCGTCAGTCGGTGCCGCTGTTGCGTAGTGAGGCGCCGCTGGTCGGGACGGGTATGGAGTACCGTGCCGCGACCGATGCGGGTGATGTGATCACTGCGGAGAAGGCGGGTGTGGTCGAGGAGGTCTCGGCCGACTACGTCACGGTGATGAACGATGACGGGACCCGGACGACGTATCGGGTGTCGAAGTTCAAGCGGTCCAACCAGGGCACGTGCTTCAACCAGAAGCCGATCGTGGACGAGGGCCGGCGGGTCGAGGTCGGTCAGGTGATCGCCGATGGGCCGTGCACCGATGACGGTGAGATGGCGCTGGGCAAGAACCTGCTGGTGGCGTTCATGCCGTGGGAGGGCCACAACTACGAAGACGCGATCATCCTGTCGCAGCGGCTGGTGCAGGACGATGTGCTGTCCTCGATCCACATCGAGGAGCACGAGGTCGACGCCCGGGACACCAAGCTGGGTCCTGAGGAGATCACCCGTGATATCCCGAACGTGTCCGAGGAGGTCCTGGCCGACCTGGACGAGCGGGGGATCATCCGGATCGGTGCCGATGTGGTGCCCGGTGACATCCTGGTCGGCAAGGTCACTCCGAAGGGGGAGACCGAGCTGACGCCCGAGGAGCGGCTGCTGCGGGCGATCTTCGGTGAGAAGGCGCGTGAGGTGCGCGACACCTCGCTGAAGGTGCCGCACGGTGAGCAGGGCAAGGTCATCGGGGTGCGGGTGTTCTCCCGTGACGACGGTGACGAGCTGCCGCCGGGGGTCAACGAGCTGGTCCGGGTGTACGTGGCGCAGAAGCGCAAGATCACCGATGGGGACAAGCTCGCGGGCCGGCACGGCAACAAGGGCGTCATCTCCAAGGTGCTGCCGGTGGAGGACATGCCGTTCCTGGAGGACGGCACCCCCGTCGACATCGTCCTGAACCCCCTGGGCGTGCCCGGCCGCATGAACGTCGGACAGGTCCTGGAGACCCACCTCGGCTGGATCGCCTCCCGCGGCTGGGACATCAGCGGGGTGGAGGAGGAGTGGGCCGGGCGGCTGAGGGACAAGGGCCTCGACCGCGTCGAGCCGCGCACCAACGTCGCCACCCCCGTCTTCGACGGCGCCGGGGAGCAGGAGATCATCGGCCTGCTCGGCACCACGCTGGTCAACCGCGACGGCGACCGCATGGTGATGCCCACCGGCAAGGCGCGGATGTTCGACGGCCGCACCGGCGAGCCCTACCGGGAGCCCATCTCGGTCGGCTACATCTACATCCTCAAGCTGCACCACCTGGTCGACGACAAGATCCACGCCCGTTCGACCGGCCCGTACTCCATGATCACCCAGCAGCCGCTCGGCGGTAAGGCCCAGTTCGGCGGCCAGCGCTTCGGTGAGATGGAGGTCTGGGCACTGGAGGCCTACGGCGCCGCCTACGCCCTCCAGGAGCTGCTGACCATCAAGTCCGACGACGTCCTCGGCCGCGTGAAGGTCTACGAGGCCATCGTCAAGGGCGAGAACATCCCCGAGCCCGGCATTCCCGAGTCCTTCAAGGTGCTCATCAAGGAGATGCAGTCGCTGTGCCTCAACGTCGAGGTGCTCTCCAGCGACGGCATGTCCATCGAGATGCGCGACACCGACGAGGACGTCTTCCGCGCCGCGGAGGAGCTCGGCATCGACCTCTCCCGCCGCCCGAACGAGGGCGCGATGAACGTCGACGAGATCTGA
- a CDS encoding saccharopine dehydrogenase family protein: protein MGAGQTVAVFGAYGHTGRFVVAELRDRGFVPVPSGRDAGKLQALAESFPGLDVRPASADDPASLDRALAGAAAVVNCAGPFAATAGPVIEAALRAGIPYVDVAAEIEANADTLAHFAERARDAGVAVVPAMAFFGGLGDLLATAAMGDWTAADEVHVAYGLSSWRPTTGTRAAGTVSHERRDGRRVRFTGGRLDYHQHVLPSLKWTFPEPMGVRPVIGEFSMADVVTIPSHLAVPEVRSYMTVEAVEDLSAPDTPAPEAADERGRSDQTFLVDVVVRSGGEERRATASGRDIYAVSAPLAVEAVGRILTGRTRTTGAASAGEIFDAADFLRALSAHLSFDLRR from the coding sequence ATGGGTGCGGGTCAGACGGTCGCGGTGTTCGGCGCGTACGGGCACACCGGGCGGTTCGTTGTGGCGGAGCTGCGGGACCGCGGGTTCGTCCCGGTGCCGTCCGGCCGCGACGCCGGGAAGCTGCAAGCACTGGCGGAATCCTTTCCAGGGCTGGACGTCCGGCCCGCGTCGGCCGACGATCCGGCGTCGCTCGACCGCGCCCTGGCCGGCGCCGCCGCGGTGGTCAACTGCGCGGGACCCTTCGCCGCGACGGCCGGGCCGGTGATCGAGGCGGCGCTGCGCGCCGGCATCCCCTACGTGGACGTGGCGGCCGAGATCGAGGCCAACGCCGACACGCTCGCGCACTTCGCCGAGCGCGCCCGCGACGCGGGAGTCGCGGTCGTTCCCGCGATGGCCTTCTTCGGCGGACTCGGCGACCTGCTGGCCACCGCCGCGATGGGCGACTGGACCGCCGCCGACGAGGTGCACGTCGCCTACGGGTTGAGCAGCTGGCGCCCCACCACGGGCACGCGCGCCGCGGGCACGGTCTCCCACGAGCGGCGCGACGGGCGGCGGGTCCGCTTCACCGGCGGGAGGTTGGACTACCACCAGCACGTGCTCCCCTCGTTGAAGTGGACGTTCCCCGAGCCGATGGGCGTCCGGCCCGTCATCGGGGAGTTCAGCATGGCCGACGTCGTCACGATCCCCAGCCACCTGGCGGTCCCCGAGGTGCGCTCGTACATGACCGTCGAGGCGGTCGAGGACCTGTCGGCCCCCGACACGCCGGCGCCGGAGGCCGCCGACGAACGCGGACGCTCCGACCAGACGTTCCTGGTCGATGTCGTCGTGCGCTCCGGCGGCGAGGAACGGCGCGCGACGGCGAGCGGCCGGGACATCTACGCCGTCAGCGCGCCGCTGGCGGTGGAGGCGGTCGGCCGCATCCTCACGGGCCGGACCAGGACGACCGGCGCCGCCTCCGCCGGGGAGATCTTCGACGCGGCCGACTTCCTGCGCGCGCTGTCCGCGCACCTGTCGTTCGACCTGCGCCGATGA
- a CDS encoding helix-turn-helix domain-containing protein codes for MRTVAVAVTDGMLHFELSVAYEVFGSAPADVTEPWYRLLGCGPGTVRAGGFRLEPDHGLDRLPTADTVIVPGWADVDVEPPGDLVDAVRAAHRAGARVASLCTGAFVLAAAGLLDGRRATTHWAHTGALAARYPRVQVDPDVLYVDNGSVLTSAGKAAAMDLCLHLVRLDRGSAVANAVARRLVVPPHRAGGQAQFVPSPVPAQENHPLAELFPWAIERLDHPLTVEDLARRAAMSSRNLGRQFRSVTGTTPLQWLLTQRIRRAQELLETTDDSVEAIAAATGMGTGTTLRRHFNRTVGVPPDSYRRTFRRSRAEGAADGTTTSERQAATSQT; via the coding sequence ATGAGGACTGTCGCGGTCGCGGTCACCGACGGGATGCTGCATTTCGAGCTGTCGGTGGCCTACGAGGTGTTCGGCAGCGCACCGGCCGACGTGACCGAGCCCTGGTACCGCCTCCTCGGCTGCGGACCGGGCACCGTACGGGCCGGCGGCTTCCGGCTGGAACCCGACCACGGCCTCGACCGGCTGCCGACCGCCGACACCGTGATCGTCCCGGGCTGGGCCGACGTCGACGTGGAACCGCCCGGCGACCTGGTCGACGCGGTGCGCGCGGCCCACCGGGCGGGTGCGCGCGTGGCCTCGCTCTGCACCGGCGCGTTCGTGCTGGCCGCCGCGGGCCTGCTGGACGGGCGCCGCGCGACCACGCACTGGGCGCACACCGGGGCGCTGGCCGCGCGCTATCCCCGGGTGCAGGTCGATCCGGACGTCCTCTACGTGGACAACGGCAGCGTGCTCACCTCGGCCGGCAAAGCCGCGGCGATGGATCTGTGCCTGCACCTGGTCCGTCTCGACCGCGGCTCGGCGGTCGCGAACGCGGTCGCGCGTCGCCTGGTCGTGCCGCCGCACCGGGCCGGCGGCCAGGCCCAGTTCGTCCCCTCCCCGGTGCCGGCACAGGAGAACCACCCACTCGCCGAGCTGTTCCCGTGGGCGATCGAACGGCTGGACCACCCGCTCACCGTGGAGGACCTGGCCCGCCGGGCCGCCATGAGCTCGCGCAACCTGGGCCGCCAGTTCAGATCGGTCACCGGCACCACCCCGCTGCAGTGGCTGCTGACCCAGCGGATCCGCCGCGCCCAGGAGCTGCTGGAGACCACCGACGACAGCGTCGAGGCGATCGCGGCGGCCACCGGCATGGGCACCGGCACGACGCTGCGCCGCCACTTCAACCGCACGGTCGGCGTCCCGCCCGACAGCTACCGCCGAACCTTCCGCCGCTCACGCGCCGAGGGCGCCGCCGACGGGACCACGACCAGCGAACGGCAGGCCGCGACATCCCAGACGTAG
- a CDS encoding FAD-dependent monooxygenase — MDADVIIVGAGPTGLMLACELRLTGARPLVLERQPQRRDTPKAGGLGGQILELLRYRGLLDRLEAACTAPVPAPRFPFGGVHLDFTRLQDPPMHALPLPQQLLERVLAERAGELGTEVRLGHQVVGVSQDDAAVTAEVRGPDGTYQVSAHYLVGCDGARSRVRDRAGIGFPGTTYPEVNRLAQVTLPDTVTVLGDGDLDVPGYGTIRAGFTQTDRGLFGLGSSPDSKVVSLYTTEDEAVEYDDDVPMTVAELQGSIRRVLGADVPVGEAHRLSRFTFKARQAEHYRLGRVLLAGDAAHLFPATGVAINAGMLDSVNLAWKLAAAVHGWAPSGLLDTYHGERHFAGARTMLHTQAQVALRRGHDPAAEALREVFQELLADEQPLLRMGALLSGADIRYPMPGAAHHPLAGTFAPDLTLHTDQGIIGVADLMRSARPVLLDLADRPDLREAARDRQHRVDVRTAKTDERPADVLLIRPDARIAWAAAVDEPADTAAPALRQALSDWFGAPDADGV, encoded by the coding sequence ATGGACGCCGATGTGATCATTGTGGGTGCCGGTCCGACCGGCCTGATGCTGGCCTGCGAGCTGCGGTTGACCGGTGCGCGGCCGCTGGTCCTGGAACGCCAGCCGCAACGCCGCGACACCCCGAAGGCCGGGGGCCTGGGCGGGCAGATCCTGGAGCTGCTGCGCTACCGGGGGCTGCTGGACCGCCTCGAAGCGGCCTGCACCGCCCCTGTTCCGGCCCCCCGGTTCCCCTTCGGCGGGGTGCACCTGGACTTCACCCGCCTGCAGGATCCCCCGATGCACGCGCTGCCGCTGCCGCAGCAGCTGCTGGAGCGGGTGCTCGCCGAACGCGCCGGCGAACTCGGCACCGAGGTCCGGCTGGGGCACCAGGTGGTCGGGGTGAGCCAGGACGATGCCGCGGTGACCGCGGAGGTGCGCGGCCCGGACGGGACCTACCAGGTGAGCGCCCACTACCTGGTGGGGTGCGACGGTGCGCGCAGCCGCGTCCGCGACCGGGCGGGGATCGGCTTCCCCGGCACGACCTATCCGGAGGTCAATCGGCTGGCCCAGGTCACCCTGCCCGACACGGTGACCGTGCTCGGCGACGGCGACCTCGACGTCCCCGGCTACGGCACGATCCGTGCGGGGTTCACCCAGACCGACCGCGGTCTGTTCGGTCTCGGCTCGTCTCCGGACTCCAAGGTCGTGTCGCTCTACACCACCGAGGACGAGGCCGTCGAGTACGACGACGACGTGCCGATGACCGTGGCCGAACTCCAGGGCAGCATCCGCCGCGTGCTCGGCGCGGACGTGCCCGTGGGGGAGGCGCACCGGCTGTCGCGGTTCACCTTCAAGGCCCGGCAGGCCGAGCACTACCGTCTCGGGCGGGTTCTGCTGGCCGGGGACGCGGCGCACCTGTTCCCCGCCACCGGCGTGGCGATCAACGCCGGCATGCTGGACTCGGTCAACCTGGCCTGGAAACTGGCCGCCGCCGTCCACGGCTGGGCGCCGTCGGGCCTGCTGGACACCTACCACGGCGAACGCCACTTCGCCGGCGCCCGCACCATGCTGCACACCCAGGCCCAGGTGGCGCTGCGGCGCGGGCACGATCCCGCCGCCGAAGCGCTCCGGGAGGTCTTCCAGGAACTGCTCGCCGACGAGCAGCCGCTGCTCCGCATGGGAGCGCTTCTCTCCGGCGCCGACATCCGCTACCCGATGCCCGGTGCCGCCCACCATCCCCTGGCCGGCACCTTCGCTCCCGATCTCACCCTGCACACCGACCAGGGCATCATCGGCGTCGCCGACCTCATGCGCTCCGCGCGGCCCGTCCTGCTCGACCTCGCCGACCGGCCGGACCTGCGCGAGGCGGCCCGGGACCGGCAGCACCGCGTCGACGTCCGCACCGCCAAGACCGATGAGCGCCCGGCCGACGTCCTGCTGATCCGCCCGGACGCCCGCATCGCCTGGGCCGCGGCCGTCGACGAACCGGCCGACACCGCCGCGCCCGCGCTGCGCCAAGCGCTCTCCGACTGGTTCGGCGCTCCTGACGCCGACGGTGTCTGA
- a CDS encoding FAD-dependent oxidoreductase: protein MRVIVIGGGVAGAAGAVALRRIGAEVTVYEAYADPAGQVGSFLSLAANGLRGLDALGCLETVRQAGFTVPRQRLWAETGRLLGDTPRGRPAGDSLMSVTLMRGRLVEALRAEAVRAGARLVTGQRLVGAVTEGSTVRAEFDSGLTAEADLLVGADGIWSATRQILDPGAPEPRYAGLYSASGVARGVDVEPGVFNMVFGRGGAFIYLAAPDGAVWWAAQVASPRQPDLASVDLDLLKRLYQRERMPAAVLAAATEWHRPTLMHVLPEIPVWRTDRTVLVGDSGHPVGAGQGASMAIEDAIVLARALQENDVPAALAVYEQMRRARVAKMVKSASANRDAKTAGPITRRARNLVMPVAMKLFYERGTSWLYTHDVTEGWQHTERLVPSQT, encoded by the coding sequence GTGCGAGTCATCGTGATCGGTGGCGGGGTCGCCGGAGCGGCAGGCGCAGTCGCGCTGCGGCGTATCGGGGCCGAGGTGACGGTGTATGAGGCGTATGCCGACCCGGCGGGGCAGGTCGGTTCGTTCCTGAGCCTGGCGGCCAACGGGCTGCGGGGGTTGGACGCGCTCGGCTGCCTGGAGACCGTCCGGCAGGCGGGTTTCACCGTCCCCCGGCAGCGGCTGTGGGCCGAAACGGGCAGGCTGCTGGGCGACACCCCGCGCGGGCGGCCGGCCGGCGACTCCCTCATGAGCGTCACCCTGATGCGCGGCCGGCTGGTGGAGGCGCTGCGCGCGGAGGCCGTCCGGGCCGGGGCCCGGCTCGTGACCGGGCAGCGCCTGGTGGGCGCGGTCACCGAGGGATCGACGGTCCGGGCGGAGTTCGACAGCGGCCTCACCGCCGAGGCGGACCTGCTGGTGGGCGCGGACGGAATCTGGTCGGCGACCCGGCAGATCCTCGACCCCGGCGCGCCGGAGCCCCGGTACGCGGGGCTCTACTCGGCGTCCGGGGTCGCCCGCGGCGTCGACGTGGAGCCCGGCGTGTTCAACATGGTCTTCGGCCGCGGCGGTGCCTTCATCTACCTCGCCGCGCCGGACGGCGCGGTCTGGTGGGCCGCGCAGGTCGCCTCCCCCCGGCAGCCCGACCTGGCCTCGGTCGACCTGGACCTGCTCAAACGGCTCTACCAGCGCGAACGGATGCCCGCCGCCGTGCTCGCGGCGGCCACCGAATGGCACCGCCCCACCCTGATGCACGTGCTGCCCGAGATCCCGGTCTGGCGCACCGACCGGACCGTGCTCGTCGGCGACTCCGGCCACCCGGTCGGCGCCGGGCAGGGTGCTTCCATGGCGATCGAGGACGCCATCGTCCTGGCCCGGGCACTCCAGGAGAACGACGTCCCCGCCGCTCTGGCCGTCTACGAGCAGATGCGGCGGGCACGTGTCGCCAAGATGGTGAAATCAGCCAGCGCCAACCGCGACGCCAAGACCGCGGGCCCCATCACCCGCCGAGCCCGCAACCTCGTCATGCCCGTGGCTATGAAACTCTTCTACGAACGCGGCACCTCGTGGTTGTACACCCACGACGTGACCGAAGGCTGGCAGCACACCGAGCGCCTCGTCCCGTCCCAGACGTGA